Sequence from the Ziziphus jujuba cultivar Dongzao chromosome 9, ASM3175591v1 genome:
AATTGTTTGTATCTTCGTAAAATTGGCTAAATTTTTTCCAGTTTTACTTTTAGGTTAAGTGATTTTCTGGTGCATATTTATTTAAACCTTTTTTAGATTCTTCGTCCGGAATTTAGATCcctatttattggtgttttgtTGTTGAATATTTGCCTTTCCTTTTTCACATCTTAGGACATATAAAACTCACTTGCCCAGAGAAAATATAAACTTTATAATATCTTGTTATACGATGATGTAGATAGTAAGCAGAGTCTCATTGTTACATATGTAATATATGTGTAATGCGTGCACTGTATGCTTAGTTAGACAGTAAGATTCCTGGCCAGAATTCCTTCAAAAGTAATCCCAGGTCCAAAAGCCAAGATCAAACCCCATTCACTCTCTCCATGATCTTCCTTGTTGATCTTTGAGCTCTCTTCCATCATGTACTCCAGCACATAAACAATGGTATTACTGCTAGCATTTCCATAATCCATCAGAGCTCTTCTGCTCGCATTCAGCTTCTCTGGGAGCAAATCAAGTCGTTTTTCGATCCTGTTCAAGATTGCAGGTCCTCCTGGATGAACGGCCCAAAACATCTTATTGTATTCCTTATGATTGAATCCCAAAATCCCCATAAACTTTTCACAGAATCCTTCTACATGATCTTCAATTATCTGAGGAAGTTCCCTTGCTAGCTTGAAGCTTATTCCTTCTTCGGTGAGCCTTCCATCAATGGTCTTTTCTGTACTAGGCAAGAACTCCTGAATGGCTGTGTGAAGCTCAAACAGAGGCTTTTCATTTCCTGAAACTGGATCTGACCCTATTACCATTGCTCCAGCACCATCTCCAAAGAGTGCAACACCAACCAGATCATAAGGTCGGTCTGCACTTGGAGGTTTGTAGCCAATAATGGTTGTTTCAGAAGTAGCGAGCAGAACTCTACTGCCTGGATTGTTCTCAGCAATGTCTTTTGCAACGCGGAGACCAGCCACACCTCCTGAACAGCCTGCAAAGTACAGCAGGACCCGCTGAGTCTCAGGTTTGAGTTCAAGTCCTCTTGCTAAGTAAAGGTCACCACCGGGTAGTCGAGCTTCACTTGAAGAGACATAGACTAAGTGGGTTATGTCTGAAACAGGCCTTCCCCATTTCTTGATGCAATCTTGTGAAGCTTCAATGGCCATCTGTGTCACTGCATTGTTGCAAATATCTAGTCTTTGCTTGACTGTGGGTACGCCTTCAATGGCAAGTTCTGGGTACTTCTTTAGGATCTCTTCTGACATGACCACATACCTTGTTTTGACTGTTGTTGTCTTGCCTGTAAATTCCATGTAGCAAAAGAATGATACTAGTTGTTTTGAGTCAAGGGGTAGTTAAGTTACATATACTGTATAATTGGTTATAATTTTCCATCTGTTTCATGATGCATAATTCGTTGTTATCAATTTATAATCTCAGCTAATATGTAGAGGTAAAAATTCATTACCAGTGAGAGTTTAAGTGATAATTCTCATTATTTTTACGATCCATGTGGTTATCATAGTATACTCGGGAAAATAAAAGCAAGGAAAGTATGATGAACCTACAGAGTCTAGCAAGTTTGCGCTTGAGTTCTGGATCATCACAGTTGGTGTCTCTGAAATACCCATCAACAAGATAGTCTTGCATAACAAGTTGGTGAGGAAAAGCCTTGCCAAGAGCCAGAATTGTGGCTTTGCCAGTGTTGGCCTTCTTTGTGGAATCGGCTTGCACAGTGTCTTCGCTTCCCATGTCTTCCTTATTGCAAAACAGAGTGGATAACTTTGCCGCTATCAAAAAAAGATGATGCGGAAACTTTGTGTATATAACTTGTATTGAAGAAAGGCTCAGGCTGctcttatatatgtatacagttCCATAGCatgtttatgatattaaattaagatcAAAGGCAGTTATGGTGTTAGAAAATAGAGGGTGAGCATGGAATGTCCAAATTTCATATTCCGACGTAAATGATTCAGTTGAGAAGCAAggttttcatggaaattatgttttataataCTGGTAGCCGGTTGGTGTGGGGTTTTGGGGTAATGATCTGCTGCATTCAATGTTAATGGTCCAAAAGAAAATGATCATCATGAGCCTATAACCTGTTCTTGGGCCAGAAATGGGTACCTAATGGTTGTGTTGCTTCTTGTTCTGTTTTTGTCCCCCCTTTTTGGTTAAACAAAAGTGATTTTTATAACAAGATGATTTTAACGCTCGTATTTATTCATCTAGCAAGCTTTATAATTTATAGTCCACTTGATCAGTTTTTTATCCCTTTGTTTCTTGTGGCCAAAAGCTGAGGAACAAAGCAGTGTGCATTGTTGGCAACTGAGACTACCTTCACCACGCAGCTTTTGAGTGAGGTTAACATAGCTGAGTTCTTCAGCATGGGGTCACACTCCGCACAGTTGGAACATTTTATACTCTCCAAGAGAAAACAAGATATACCTAAAATGTTCTAGAGAATATCAAAAAATTCTAGATTAGTAAAAAACTTAAAACCCTTTTAAATTGTTCATTGTAAATATCTAATAGGGTAACCTACAATAATCTAGAGCTTAGTTAGATTAGTGATACgtataaactttaaaatattgtataatcTCGATATGTGCCATCTCCTTTATATAGTGATGTTGGCCTTCATTTGTTACACATCTAAAATTCTAGTTCAATAAAAGTGCTCATCCTCTCAAACTCTCTAAATTCTTCTACTTCTACTTCCTACACTTTCTTCTCGCACAATCCTCgataatacttataaaaattataaaaattagcaAAGAACCAAACTTGTCAAATGCACGCACTTTAGGTATTGATAATTCTTCTAGCAGATAAGGGCATATATTCTGCACGGCCCAATCAATAGTTAAAGTCACACACTTCGATAATccattttatcttttgaaaattCACTTAAGTTATgagtgtcaaaaaaaaaataataataataatacatcatACATTTTGGTGGAGTGTGGAGTTGAAGAGAAATATCCTATCCAATTCTCTCTAAAtatgttctttaaaaaataaaattcgtgCATATTCTTCCCCCAACTAAAGAAAAGATATTGGCGGAATTGCCACATATGAAATCAAACATAATTGATATGTTTccacaaataattgaaattcaatttattaatctgtattttcaatttaatgagTTTTAAATCTTTAGCACATTCCATATACTTTGAATAGatacaaaatataattgaataaataaatatatttgagctGAGGGAAGTCCTATGAGTCATTGAAACTACGATAAGAGGGCCCTTGATCTATCAATAGAGGGAGCATAAAATGggtaaatatttttcaaatgatatattttccaataAATATGTAAACATGATATATGAGTAATTGAATTAGAGTTATTTTAAGATGTATTGACATCatgatgaatttttgaaatgtaaagtcaatatatgtataatattcaaaaaaaaaaaagtcaatatatGTATGTTGATATCTATAAGAAATCATATAAAAAGAGATGTTCTTATTTTAGTTTAGATGTAGGCAATTCGATGAATTACTCCGGCAGATTCACATGATAACAGGGTTAGTTGATAAGAGTTGCTtcgaaaacacaaaaaaagaaaaaaaaaatggaagtcaAATGCTCGGAAGGGTCCGGAAGAGGAAGTGCTTGCCCTCCCCCCACactcaaaataaaagacaaaggATAACCCAAATGAAGACCTAaccaagaaaataaatagatgcagagaaaaaaggaataaaaagagATTCCAAATAGAAtggataaatacaaaataaagaaaagtagAAAGCCGTACTTTTTTTTCAACTGCAAACAATAACGccaaaagagaaatagaaagCTTAAAATAAGGATTCCAAAAAGCACGATATTTTGACCTGAAGCCATTATAGTGgtttcttcttattctagaaaaGAATGTTCGAAAAAACTTGCTACAGAAACTACTGAGGAGGGGAAAATGAATATGATAAATGCGGGGTGGAATCATGATGGAATTTGTATGAAAATCGATCTATTATGACCAGCATGGTTGTTcgtatttcattttcttcttccaagCCTTAGAAACCACTCACTtggaaaaaaaaggatatttcaCCCCtcctttcttttatcttttttatccaATACTGAATCGATGACCTATGTATAAAGTAAGATGAATTCTTTGgatttgaagaaagaaaaaaaaaaaaaaaagaaacattgcTAACAATTGTTTGTTTGGTCATAAGAGTCCTTCGAATATTGTGTTCTTGGATTAGGGATCAGTT
This genomic interval carries:
- the LOC107407553 gene encoding type III polyketide synthase B isoform X1, with protein sequence MGSEDTVQADSTKKANTGKATILALGKAFPHQLVMQDYLVDGYFRDTNCDDPELKRKLARLCKTTTVKTRYVVMSEEILKKYPELAIEGVPTVKQRLDICNNAVTQMAIEASQDCIKKWGRPVSDITHLVYVSSSEARLPGGDLYLARGLELKPETQRVLLYFAGCSGGVAGLRVAKDIAENNPGSRVLLATSETTIIGYKPPSADRPYDLVGVALFGDGAGAMVIGSDPVSGNEKPLFELHTAIQEFLPSTEKTIDGRLTEEGISFKLARELPQIIEDHVEGFCEKFMGILGFNHKEYNKMFWAVHPGGPAILNRIEKRLDLLPEKLNASRRALMDYGNASSNTIVYVLEYMMEESSKINKEDHGESEWGLILAFGPGITFEGILARNLTV
- the LOC107407553 gene encoding type III polyketide synthase B isoform X2, producing the protein MGSEDTVQADSTKKANTGKATILALGKAFPHQLVMQDYLVDGYFRDTNCDDPELKRKLARLCRFIILSLLLFSRVYYDNHMDRKTTTVKTRYVVMSEEILKKYPELAIEGVPTVKQRLDICNNAVTQMAIEASQDCIKKWGRPVSDITHLVYVSSSEARLPGGDLYLARGLELKPETQRVLLYFAGCSGGVAGLRVAKDIAENNPGSRVLLATSETTIIGYKPPSADRPYDLVGVALFGDGAGAMVIGSDPVSGNEKPLFELHTAIQEFLPSTEKTIDGRLTEEGISFKLARELPQIIEDHVEGFCEKFMGILGFNHKEYNKMFWAVHPGGPAILNRIEKRLDLLPEKLNASRRALMDYGNASSNTIVYVLEYMMEESSKINKEDHGESEWGLILAFGPGITFEGILARNLTV